In Arvicola amphibius chromosome 13, mArvAmp1.2, whole genome shotgun sequence, a genomic segment contains:
- the Rnase9 gene encoding inactive ribonuclease-like protein 9, which yields MKSLVPKCPWPLLLLLLLLLLLPLKPQGDYWDLYEYEIDPEVRDYLRELYSTGPTKPPTKERIKEKILADPDRPLYDDNYCNSELMSRNIHYRRLCYPEHYFVTESYSDLQKACYGQRVRCKNSATFCRRSMKLAKGIQCTLVAGKKIPECLYQSIFVTGYAVVTCQWDNDSEEFIPNNVVNILVPK from the coding sequence ATGAAGTCTCTGGTCCCCAAGTGCCCATGGCCTttgttactgctgctgctgctgctgctgctgctgccgttGAAACCACAAGGGGACTATTGGGATTTGTATGAATATGAAATAGATCCAGAAGTAAGGGACTACTTAAGGGAGCTTTATAGTACAGGGCCTACCAAGCCTCCCACCAAAGAAAGAATCAAGGAAAAGATCCTCGCTGATCCTGATCGACCACTTTATGATGACAATTACTGCAATTCTGAACTCATGTCTAGAAACATTCACTATAGGCGTCTCTGTTATCCGGAGCACTATTTTGTAACCGAGAGCTATTCCGATCTACAAAAGGCCTGCTATGGCCAACGAGTGAGGTGTAAGAACAGCGCTACATTCTGCAGAAGAAGCATGAAGTTAGCGAAAGGAATACAGTGTACTTTAGTAGCGGGCAAGAAGATACCAGAATGCTTGTACCAAAGCATCTTCGTGACAGGTTATGCAGTTGTCACTTGTCAATGGGACAATGACAGTGAAGAATTTATTCCTAACAATGTAGTTAATATTTTGGTGCCCAAGTAG